In Pseudomonas oryzicola, one DNA window encodes the following:
- the dsbG gene encoding thiol:disulfide interchange protein DsbG, with protein sequence MRLTALLPLSLALLAAPSLQAEELPKAIQQLQAKGAVIKGSFDAPDGLRGYAAQYQNNALALYLTPDGKHVLVGSLFDEQGKDLSAEPLKQLVYAPMSKALWAKMENTAWIADGKDDAPRKVYLFSDPNCPYCNMFWEQARPWVESGKVQLRHIMVGIIREDSPGKSAALLAAKDPAKALHEHEKAGNASTLKPLAQVPEAVQQKLAANMALMEEMGLQATPAIFYQDEQGNLQSQQGAPRPELLGKILGKR encoded by the coding sequence ATGCGACTGACTGCACTGCTGCCCCTGTCCCTGGCCCTGCTGGCTGCCCCGAGCTTGCAGGCCGAAGAGCTGCCCAAGGCGATTCAGCAACTGCAAGCCAAGGGCGCCGTGATCAAGGGCAGCTTCGATGCCCCCGACGGCCTGCGCGGGTACGCCGCCCAGTACCAGAACAATGCCCTGGCCCTGTACCTCACCCCGGACGGCAAGCATGTGCTGGTGGGCAGCCTGTTCGACGAGCAGGGCAAGGACCTGAGCGCCGAGCCGCTGAAACAGCTGGTGTATGCACCGATGAGCAAGGCCCTCTGGGCGAAGATGGAGAACACCGCGTGGATCGCCGACGGCAAGGATGACGCGCCACGCAAGGTCTACCTGTTCAGCGACCCCAACTGCCCGTACTGCAATATGTTCTGGGAGCAGGCGCGGCCATGGGTGGAGTCGGGCAAGGTGCAGTTGCGCCATATCATGGTCGGCATCATCCGCGAAGACAGCCCAGGCAAGTCGGCCGCGCTGCTGGCGGCGAAAGACCCGGCCAAGGCACTGCACGAGCACGAGAAGGCCGGCAACGCCAGCACGTTGAAACCGCTGGCGCAGGTGCCGGAGGCGGTGCAGCAGAAACTGGCGGCGAACATGGCATTGATGGAAGAAATGGGGCTGCAGGCGACCCCGGCGATCTTCTATCAGGATGAGCAAGGCAACCTGCAGAGTCAGCAAGGAGCGCCGCGACCGGAGCTGCTGGGCAAGATACTCGGCAAGCGCTGA
- a CDS encoding aspartate aminotransferase family protein: protein MSTVSSLAQVPSASAPRPLYAFTDSPLLQRQQQQESNARSYPRRIPLALKRASGIHVEDVEGRQFIDCLAGAGTLALGHNHPVVVEAIQRILADELPLHTLDLTTPVKDRFVQDLFGVLPEALRREAKVQFCGPTGTDAVEAALKLVRSATGRSNVLAFQGAYHGMSQGALSLMGSLGPKQPLGALLSNGVQFMPYPYDYRCPFGLGGAAGVKANLHYLENLLLDPESGVPLPAAVILEVVQGEGGVIPADIEWLKGVRRITEQAGVALIVDEVQSGFARTGRMFAFEHAGILPDVVTLSKAIGGSLPLAVVVYRDWLDSWKPGAHAGTFRGNQMAMAAGSAVIGYMVEQRLAEHAEAMGQRLRKHLQQLQRDYPELGDIRGRGLMIGVELVGGQGQRDALGQPQANRELAVKVQRECLKRGLILELGGRHGAVVRFLPPLIITGEQIDEVAQRFAEAVIASV, encoded by the coding sequence ATGTCCACCGTTTCCAGCCTTGCCCAAGTCCCGTCGGCCAGCGCGCCGCGCCCATTGTACGCGTTCACCGATTCGCCGTTGCTGCAGCGCCAGCAGCAACAGGAGTCCAACGCCCGCAGCTACCCGCGTCGCATCCCGCTGGCGCTCAAGCGCGCCAGTGGCATTCATGTGGAGGATGTCGAAGGCCGCCAGTTCATCGATTGCCTGGCCGGTGCCGGGACCCTGGCGCTGGGCCATAACCACCCGGTGGTGGTCGAGGCGATCCAGCGGATACTGGCCGACGAGCTACCACTGCATACCCTGGACCTGACCACGCCAGTCAAGGACCGCTTTGTCCAGGACCTGTTCGGTGTCTTGCCCGAGGCATTGCGTCGTGAGGCCAAGGTGCAGTTCTGCGGCCCGACCGGCACCGATGCGGTGGAAGCGGCGCTGAAACTGGTGCGTAGTGCCACCGGCAGGAGCAACGTGCTGGCCTTCCAGGGCGCCTACCACGGCATGAGCCAGGGCGCGCTGAGCCTGATGGGCAGCCTTGGGCCGAAGCAGCCGCTGGGGGCCTTGCTGAGCAACGGCGTGCAGTTCATGCCATACCCCTACGATTACCGCTGCCCGTTCGGCCTGGGCGGTGCGGCCGGGGTCAAGGCCAACCTGCATTACCTGGAAAACCTGTTGCTCGACCCGGAAAGCGGCGTGCCGTTGCCCGCCGCGGTGATCCTCGAGGTAGTGCAGGGCGAGGGCGGGGTCATCCCGGCTGATATCGAATGGCTCAAGGGTGTGCGTCGGATCACTGAACAGGCCGGCGTAGCCTTGATCGTCGATGAGGTCCAGAGCGGCTTTGCCCGCACCGGGCGCATGTTCGCCTTCGAGCACGCCGGCATCCTGCCGGATGTGGTCACCCTGTCCAAAGCCATTGGCGGCAGCCTGCCCTTGGCGGTGGTGGTGTACCGCGACTGGCTGGACAGCTGGAAACCGGGTGCCCATGCCGGCACCTTCCGTGGCAACCAGATGGCCATGGCCGCGGGCTCGGCAGTGATCGGTTATATGGTCGAACAGCGCCTGGCCGAGCATGCCGAGGCCATGGGCCAGCGCCTGCGCAAGCACCTGCAGCAGTTGCAGAGGGACTATCCGGAGCTGGGCGATATCCGTGGCCGTGGGTTGATGATCGGGGTGGAGCTGGTGGGCGGCCAAGGGCAGCGGGATGCGCTTGGCCAACCGCAGGCCAACCGTGAGCTGGCGGTCAAGGTGCAGCGTGAGTGCCTAAAGCGCGGGCTGATCCTGGAGCTGGGCGGGCGCCATGGCGCGGTGGTGCGTTTCCTGCCGCCGTTGATCATCACTGGTGAGCAGATCGATGAAGTGGCACAGCGCTTTGCCGAGGCGGTGATTGCGTCTGTCTGA
- a CDS encoding response regulator, protein MHVLLCEDDDLIAAGICAGLTAQGLTVDRVGNAADARAMLQAAQFDVMILDLGLPDEDGLRLLRRLRQQGETLPVLVLTARDAVTDRVDGLQAGADDYLLKPFDLRELAARLHTLLRRVAGRAVNVIEHGPLCYDPSTCAATLAGQPVDLSRREQALLQALLQNPGRVLSSEQLKDCVYGFSDEVESNALNVHIHHLRRKLGNGIVETVRGLGYRLGPAQAPEEAAS, encoded by the coding sequence ATGCACGTTCTGCTCTGCGAGGACGACGACCTGATCGCCGCCGGCATCTGCGCCGGTCTCACCGCCCAGGGCCTGACCGTGGACCGGGTGGGCAATGCCGCCGACGCGCGGGCGATGCTGCAGGCCGCGCAGTTCGACGTGATGATCCTCGACCTTGGCCTGCCCGACGAAGACGGCCTCAGGCTGCTGCGCCGCCTGCGTCAACAGGGCGAAACGCTGCCGGTGCTGGTGCTCACCGCGCGTGATGCGGTCACCGACCGGGTCGATGGCCTGCAGGCCGGGGCCGACGATTACCTGCTCAAGCCCTTTGACCTGCGCGAGCTGGCCGCACGCCTGCACACCTTGTTGCGGCGGGTGGCCGGGCGCGCGGTGAATGTGATCGAGCACGGCCCGCTGTGCTACGACCCGAGTACCTGTGCGGCCACCCTGGCCGGGCAGCCGGTCGACCTCTCGCGCCGTGAGCAGGCCCTGCTCCAGGCGCTGCTGCAGAACCCCGGGCGGGTGCTATCCAGCGAACAGCTCAAAGACTGCGTGTACGGCTTCAGCGACGAGGTGGAGAGCAATGCCCTGAACGTGCATATCCACCACCTGCGGCGCAAACTGGGCAACGGCATCGTCGAGACCGTGCGTGGCCTGGGCTACCGCCTGGGCCCGGCGCAGGCGCCGGAAGAGGCCGCCTCATGA
- a CDS encoding ATP-binding protein, with protein MSLRVRLSLILGSAFVVIWVLAAAWMLRDLRQQMMFSLDQRLVASARMVAGLIDQLPQPLTAKGEEAHFSADQFSVPDGMACQVSSLRGEILASNHKHDGAMDDERSGFRDQTIDDALWRTFTYNHGDVRITTADRHMEREALNQSILLAASAPVLMALLGSLGLLWIGLGKGLEPLNRMRDALRRRRADSVEPLQVAGMPSELQPLLETQNQLFLRIAQTIERERRLTDDAAHELRSPLTAIKTHLQVARMTDGAVREQALAHAEQGADRMHRTLEQLLMLARVEGSLSFEDGVQCSAEQVARQAMQDAGGDNRRIVLRLPEEATQVYLGMPAPLAVAALRNLLDNALRHGGDEAVELEVQMSDGQVGFMVRDHGPGIAEADLEHLTERFWRNGQSGGCGLGLAIVQAIVQRCAGSLKFDSRSDGLRVLLQVPARRAS; from the coding sequence ATGAGCCTGCGGGTACGCCTGAGCCTGATCCTGGGCAGCGCCTTCGTGGTCATCTGGGTGCTGGCTGCCGCATGGATGCTGCGCGACCTGCGCCAGCAGATGATGTTTTCCCTCGACCAGCGCCTGGTGGCGTCGGCGCGCATGGTCGCCGGCCTGATCGACCAGCTGCCGCAACCGTTGACCGCCAAGGGCGAGGAGGCGCATTTTTCCGCCGACCAGTTCAGCGTGCCGGACGGCATGGCCTGCCAGGTCAGCTCGTTGCGTGGCGAAATCCTCGCCAGCAACCACAAGCACGATGGCGCCATGGACGACGAGCGCAGTGGCTTCCGTGACCAGACCATCGACGATGCACTGTGGCGCACCTTCACCTACAACCACGGCGACGTCCGCATCACCACGGCTGACCGGCACATGGAGCGCGAAGCGCTGAACCAGTCGATCCTGCTGGCCGCCTCGGCGCCGGTGCTGATGGCCCTGCTCGGTAGCCTGGGGCTGCTGTGGATCGGCCTGGGCAAGGGCCTGGAACCGCTCAACCGCATGCGCGATGCGTTGCGCCGCCGGCGGGCGGACAGTGTCGAGCCGCTGCAGGTGGCGGGCATGCCCAGCGAACTGCAGCCGTTGCTGGAAACCCAGAACCAGCTGTTCCTGCGCATTGCCCAGACGATCGAGCGTGAGCGGCGCCTGACCGACGATGCCGCGCACGAGCTGCGCAGCCCGCTGACGGCGATCAAGACGCACCTGCAGGTGGCGCGCATGACCGACGGAGCGGTGCGCGAGCAGGCACTGGCGCATGCCGAGCAGGGCGCCGACCGCATGCACCGCACGCTGGAGCAGTTACTGATGCTGGCGCGGGTGGAAGGCAGCCTGTCGTTCGAGGATGGCGTGCAGTGCAGCGCCGAGCAGGTGGCCCGGCAGGCGATGCAGGACGCTGGCGGCGACAACCGGCGTATCGTCTTGCGCCTGCCGGAAGAGGCTACCCAGGTCTATCTGGGCATGCCTGCCCCGCTGGCGGTGGCGGCGCTGCGCAACCTGCTGGACAACGCCTTGCGCCATGGTGGCGATGAGGCGGTGGAGCTGGAAGTGCAGATGAGCGACGGGCAGGTAGGCTTCATGGTGCGTGACCATGGGCCGGGAATTGCCGAGGCAGACCTTGAGCACTTGACCGAACGCTTCTGGCGGAATGGGCAAAGTGGTGGTTGCGGGTTGGGGCTGGCGATCGTGCAGGCGATCGTGCAGCGCTGTGCCGGTAGCCTGAAATTCGACAGCCGCAGTGATGGCTTGCGGGTTCTGTTGCAGGTGCCGGCACGTCGGGCCAGCTGA
- a CDS encoding TlpA disulfide reductase family protein — protein MLTVTLGPLTMALNHLLMLTALVVASVVGWWVARRGGESPESALFNLFLIGLLCARAGFVLAYWPMYQDDPLQIIDIRDGGFLFWSGLAGIVLGALWQGRRHPGLRRPLGWALFSGALFWGLASLAGHLYSKGTELPELSLRNATGQSVALHGYRGKPLVINLWATWCPPCRREMPVLQQAQGDYPHVTFLFVNQGETPENVSTFLATTGLSLTHVLFDGTGLLAQRVGSMALPTTLFYDADGRLIGSHLGELSRASLRHALEPFDRATAPAPAAQGN, from the coding sequence ATGCTGACCGTAACCCTCGGGCCACTGACCATGGCCCTCAACCACCTGCTGATGCTCACCGCCCTGGTAGTCGCCAGTGTGGTCGGCTGGTGGGTGGCCCGGCGTGGCGGGGAGAGCCCGGAATCGGCGCTGTTCAACCTGTTCCTGATCGGCCTGCTGTGCGCACGCGCCGGTTTCGTGCTGGCCTACTGGCCGATGTACCAGGACGACCCGCTGCAGATCATCGACATCCGCGATGGCGGCTTCCTGTTCTGGTCGGGCCTTGCCGGCATCGTGCTCGGCGCCCTGTGGCAAGGCCGACGTCATCCCGGGCTGCGCCGCCCGCTGGGCTGGGCGCTGTTCAGCGGCGCGCTGTTCTGGGGCCTGGCCAGCCTCGCCGGGCACTTGTACAGCAAGGGCACCGAGCTGCCCGAGCTGAGCCTGCGCAACGCTACCGGGCAATCCGTGGCGCTGCACGGCTACCGCGGCAAGCCGCTGGTGATCAACCTCTGGGCCACCTGGTGCCCGCCCTGCCGGCGCGAGATGCCGGTGCTGCAGCAGGCACAAGGCGATTACCCGCATGTGACCTTCCTGTTCGTCAACCAGGGCGAGACCCCGGAGAACGTCAGCACCTTCCTCGCCACCACCGGCCTGAGCCTGACCCATGTGCTGTTCGATGGTACCGGCCTGCTGGCCCAGCGCGTCGGTTCCATGGCCCTGCCCACCACCCTGTTCTACGACGCCGACGGGCGGCTTATCGGCAGCCACCTCGGCGAGCTGTCGCGGGCCAGCCTGCGTCACGCCCTGGAACCTTTCGACCGGGCCACCGCGCCCGCCCCTGCCGCACAAGGAAACTGA
- a CDS encoding nucleotidyltransferase family protein, translating into MSVVALVLAAGSARRFGGDKRRVKLADGRSLLAHSVERARAAFADVRVVLRAGERGEDFGLAGDCRIVASPEAAAGMGHSLAAGANALLDSQAQAVAILLGDMPWIEPATLCRLAEAASASTIVLPRHAGQHGHPVIFGRDFWPALGRLGGDEGARALVRRHQGCCVVVEVDDAGVLLDVDTPEGLMQARSVRHTHDEPHPRHKRPIIPP; encoded by the coding sequence GTGAGTGTGGTCGCGCTGGTGCTGGCGGCAGGTAGTGCCAGGCGTTTTGGCGGCGACAAGCGCCGGGTGAAGCTGGCCGATGGTCGCAGCCTGCTGGCGCATAGCGTAGAGCGGGCTCGGGCAGCATTCGCTGACGTTCGCGTGGTGTTGCGCGCAGGCGAGCGGGGCGAGGATTTCGGCCTGGCGGGTGACTGCCGCATCGTCGCCAGCCCTGAGGCCGCCGCAGGCATGGGGCATAGCCTGGCTGCCGGTGCCAACGCGTTGCTCGACAGCCAGGCACAGGCGGTGGCCATTCTGCTGGGGGATATGCCTTGGATCGAACCGGCGACCCTGTGCCGGCTGGCCGAGGCAGCCAGCGCCTCGACCATCGTGTTGCCGCGGCATGCGGGGCAGCACGGGCACCCGGTGATCTTCGGGCGCGATTTCTGGCCGGCGTTGGGACGGCTGGGCGGGGATGAAGGGGCGCGGGCGCTGGTGCGCAGGCATCAAGGCTGCTGTGTGGTGGTTGAGGTGGATGATGCCGGGGTGTTGCTGGATGTGGATACGCCGGAAGGGCTGATGCAGGCCCGAAGCGTTCGCCACACCCACGACGAACCCCACCCCCGCCACAAAAGGCCCATAATCCCCCCTTAA
- the dsbD gene encoding protein-disulfide reductase DsbD: MRVLLLFLTLLLAGPLQANPFDVKPDFLPVDQAFVLTHERQPDGQMRLYFQIKPGYYLYQKRLKFDGLPVEQHPQLPPALNHHDEFFGDSAVYRDQLQLLLPANAQGQLRLGWQGCADAGLCYPPQTTLIDLGGSVAPVAEQASDQALASGLQQSHLAWSLLAFFGLGLLLAFTPCSLPMLPILAGLVLGNGASARRGWLLAGVYVLSMALVYAALGVVAALLGASLQAWLQQPWLLGSLAGLFVILALPMFGVFELQLPAALRDRLDRAGRGTRGGNLYGAALLGGLSGLLMGPCMTAPLAGALLYIAHSGDVLQGALVLFSLGLGMGVPLMLLVTLGNRYLPRPGAWMNRVKGVFGFVFLGMALYTVRSLLPSALLLALSGGLLITLAWAAWPALQRLPALRAVPLLGALWGGLLLVGAAAGGDDLWQPLRPFIGGATPASGQQVEDVFVTVSRPEDLQRELEAAKGRGQWVMVDYYADWCVSCKVMEKTVFARSDVQATLAGVHLLRLDVTADSPASQALLQHYQVPGPPSIIWIGPEGDERRARRLTGEVDAAAFLQHWTQTRSQG; the protein is encoded by the coding sequence ATGCGCGTCCTCCTGCTCTTCTTGACACTGCTCCTGGCCGGCCCGTTGCAGGCCAACCCGTTCGATGTCAAACCTGACTTCCTGCCGGTCGACCAGGCCTTCGTGCTGACCCACGAGCGCCAGCCCGATGGCCAGATGCGCCTGTATTTCCAGATCAAGCCAGGCTACTACCTGTATCAGAAACGCCTGAAATTCGATGGCCTGCCCGTCGAGCAACACCCGCAGCTGCCACCCGCCCTCAATCACCACGACGAATTCTTCGGCGACAGCGCGGTGTACCGCGACCAGCTGCAACTGCTGCTGCCCGCCAACGCCCAGGGCCAACTGCGCCTGGGTTGGCAAGGCTGTGCCGACGCGGGCCTGTGCTACCCACCGCAGACCACGTTGATCGACCTCGGTGGCAGCGTGGCGCCCGTAGCCGAGCAAGCCAGCGACCAGGCCTTGGCCAGCGGCCTGCAGCAAAGCCACCTGGCCTGGAGCCTGCTGGCGTTCTTCGGCCTGGGCCTGTTGCTGGCCTTCACCCCCTGTTCGCTGCCGATGCTGCCGATCCTCGCCGGGCTGGTACTAGGCAATGGCGCCAGCGCCCGGCGCGGCTGGCTGCTGGCCGGGGTCTACGTACTGAGCATGGCCCTGGTATACGCCGCCCTGGGCGTGGTCGCCGCGTTGCTGGGCGCCAGCCTGCAGGCCTGGCTGCAACAACCCTGGCTGCTGGGCAGCCTGGCGGGGCTGTTCGTGATCCTGGCCCTGCCGATGTTCGGCGTCTTCGAACTGCAGCTGCCCGCCGCCCTGCGTGACCGCCTCGACCGCGCCGGGCGCGGCACGCGTGGCGGCAACCTGTATGGCGCGGCGCTGCTGGGCGGGTTGTCCGGGCTGCTGATGGGCCCGTGCATGACCGCCCCGTTGGCGGGGGCACTGTTGTACATCGCCCACAGCGGCGATGTACTGCAGGGGGCGCTGGTGTTGTTCAGCCTTGGCCTGGGCATGGGTGTGCCGTTGATGTTGCTGGTGACCTTGGGCAACCGCTATCTGCCGCGCCCTGGCGCCTGGATGAACCGGGTCAAGGGGGTATTCGGCTTCGTGTTCCTGGGCATGGCGCTGTACACCGTGCGCAGCCTGCTGCCCAGCGCATTGCTGCTGGCCCTCAGCGGCGGGCTGCTGATCACCCTGGCCTGGGCGGCCTGGCCGGCCCTGCAGCGGCTGCCGGCGTTGCGCGCTGTTCCGCTGCTGGGCGCCCTGTGGGGCGGCCTGCTGCTGGTGGGCGCGGCGGCCGGTGGCGACGATCTCTGGCAACCGCTGCGCCCGTTCATCGGCGGCGCCACGCCAGCCAGCGGGCAGCAGGTTGAAGACGTCTTCGTCACTGTCAGCCGCCCCGAAGACTTGCAACGCGAACTGGAGGCGGCCAAGGGGCGTGGCCAGTGGGTGATGGTCGACTACTATGCCGACTGGTGCGTGTCGTGCAAGGTCATGGAAAAAACGGTGTTTGCCCGCAGCGACGTGCAGGCCACCCTGGCTGGCGTGCACCTGCTGCGCCTGGACGTGACCGCCGATAGCCCGGCCAGTCAGGCGTTGTTGCAGCACTATCAGGTACCAGGCCCGCCCAGCATCATCTGGATCGGCCCGGAAGGCGACGAACGCCGCGCACGACGCCTCACCGGTGAAGTGGATGCAGCCGCGTTCCTGCAACACTGGACCCAGACCAGGAGCCAAGGCTGA